In the genome of Montipora foliosa isolate CH-2021 chromosome 3, ASM3666993v2, whole genome shotgun sequence, one region contains:
- the LOC137994286 gene encoding uncharacterized protein, with protein sequence MPTTDESVCCTEIKQVWQKVEDQPETEMKCITEHPGFQSTCLDVWLLDTAYYAYRQSTARYKFRYVAYRQLVRWCWGYLNKHVRGALPSCAANKIRH encoded by the exons ATGCCGACAACAGATGAAAGCGTTTGCTGCACGGAAATCAAGCAAGTGTGGCAAAAAGTAGAAGACCAGCCTGAAACAGAGATGAAGTGTATCACGGAACATCCAGGTTTTCAGTCAACCTGCCTCGATGTATGGTTGCTGGATACTGCTTATTACGCATACAGGCAGAGTACGGCGAGATA TAAATTTCGCTACGTTGCCTATCGACAGCTGGTTCGCTGGTGCTGGGGTTATCTCAACAAACATGTCAGGGGCGCTCTGCCATCTTGTGCGGCAAACAAGATCCGACACTGA